The sequence TGGTAGAATTTCAAACATACGATAATGCAACATTAGTATTTACTAATTACTACTTCATCGACTCATTTGAGATTACACATGCCAGCAAGCAGTGGAGTTGTGACAAATTCAACAGTTGAGCAAAATTAAATAACACTGAAAAATGATCTAtcaagagtaaaagctcaaacttaCCCGATAGTAGAAGTAATCATACAGACGCAAAAGGTGGTACTTGTCACCAGGATCATGCTTGTTAACATACTTCAGAAGCTTGATCTCATCAAGGCTCTGGTCGAAAAAATCTTTGTTATTTTTTATAATTTTAACACATACATCCATTCCTGTGTGCAAATCATGTGCCTGGATGGCTTTGCTGAAAGCAGCTGACCCCAAATACTCTGATACATGATAACGCCCAGCAATGACAGAATTGAGAACAACATGGAAATTTTTGTCTTCTTCAAAGCCAGTTCTGTTAATTAACAGGAGACGGTGTTAGAAGATATAAAATATCTTTTAAAAATACGGCGTAGGTGCCACACTGTGAACACAGGCACACAAGGACAATAGATAACTGGAAATTACCATATCATTTTTTTATGCTTTAACAAGATTAACAGATGGAACAATCATTTAAAGAAAATACCTGTTTTTTCTATGCACAATCTTAAGATTGAAAGTTTCAAACTCTTCCTCCTGCACCTTTATCTGCCTGACTTGCTCTTGCAATGCTGCTGCTTCCTCATCATCCAAGTTGGTTCCAGTGTCTTCTTGTGCGTCATCTAGTTTGTGACGCCGAACATTCGTTGTGTCCTCTGTTTCGCCATACGATGGACTTGAATTTCTTGATCTAACAACATCAGATGTCATTTCATCTCTAGAGCTCCTAAGAGAAGACTCACTATTCTTTTTCTTCCATGTAGCAAGCATATCATCTGATGCCACGCCATTTTGGCAATCATCCAGATCGTTAATGCAATACATTTCATCCTTCTTTGACCACAAAGTTTTAGTATCAGAGTCATGATTTTTCACAGAATGCAAAGGTGGAGGAAAAGAAAATCCACCATCAGCCGCTCCTGGCAGTAGATTACCCTTCTGGATACCAGCAGCGTAATTGATTTGGTCATGTTTTACTCCTTTAGCACCTACTCTCTTCTTTTCAGGATCCTGCTGAGAATGTCTCTTTCCACTAACACTCAAGCTGCTCTCATTGAAATATTCAATATCCCCCTCACTACTACCTCCAATCAGACTTTCTCGCACCTCACTGCCAATGTCAGCAGCATCACTGCTTATCCCAACACCAATTGACCTAACAGAGCCATGCTGATCATCCTCCACAAAAGGGTCATCAGGATGAGGTCGTTCAGAATCATTAAGGAATTTCCCATTCCCTAACATACCTAGTTCACTGTTCTGCAATACAAAGCCCTGCCAGGCTGGTTCAGAATGCATCAAATTAAGCTCTTCAGGATCTAAAAGTTGCCCATCATACTGAGCTATCATATCAttatcaggaatcccattgaccaTTGGACCCTCAGAAGTACCTATTTGTGCAATATTCTTTCCATGAAAATATTGCTCACCGGATATGTAGGAATCTTCCTCAACAAATGACTGGTCATCATCTTCATCCTTTGTAGGGCGATCATGACGATCAGGCCCTCTTGTGTGGTCGGTTGCCTTCTCATTGTCGCTAGGATAATCAATCTCATGTGCTAAAAACCAGGTTTCATCCTCAATTGGTTGTCGGGTGTAGCCTACATCGTCATCGTCATCATACTCATCGGAATCCCAGTATTCACCAATTGGATATTCAAGTGAATCATCATCAAGTCTTGCAAAACCCGAGGTATCTTCTGTAATACCCTGACTGACAGACAGCCAACTACTGCCAATTGTACGCCTTCCACCTGAATGTGAGTGCAAGGTCATTATTCAAGAGACAAACAATATGATACGGTTTAAATTAAAATAATCAGCATTAACAACATGCATAGTCATCAACTCACACTTACAGGGGAAAAACCCTAGAAGATGAACGGAAAGCAAAACAATTACAGAAAGATGAAATGTAGGTCAATGATCTATCTAGGGGAAAACAATTGAATAACGAGACATGGATTATCACTAATAATCAAAAACTCCAAAGCACAACTCTTTTTTACAAGATGGATGGAAAGCAAAACAATTAGAAACATGAAATGCTAGTCAATGAGCCTTCTTAGGGAAGGGGGCATGAAAGCATTACTCTAAAAAATGAATCATGAAAATGCTAGTCAATGATCCTTCTTGGGAAAGGGGGGCATGAAAGCATTACTTTAAAAATTGAATCACGACAAATGGATTATcactaagcaatatatatatttgAAACTTTTGGTAAAGCAAAAAACTAATAATTTTCTCACATGATAGTGGCACTAGATGAGGCTTTAAAAACAAACATGTCTAATGAAAATTTGCAACTGTCCACATGTATCATTTCAATTGGAAGATTGTCGATAATCATGTAAGTGTAAAAAAAATAAGTTTACCCATGACAATGAACATATTAGATAAATGTTGGCAATTCATTAATGCTACTAACACCAATAGGCAACAATTCACAAGGTCACATGTGATTTTATTATGTATTATTATAGCAAATATACATCAATAAATTACATAAAGTAAATCAGCCAATGTCCATAGGTGATCTCAAATATGATACACAAAGCATGAGCATTAGTCAAATGTCCAAGTCTTCTAGCCTATACAACTAAAGCCAACATTATGTCCTGGGAATTTTTTACACTGATCGTGGTCTTACCAAGCAAATAGAAGTACCATATCCCTATTGAACTCACTAGCAACATACCTGAAGATGTTATGTCTTGCCCAATGGGAACATCGAGATAAGACCCAATCATAAAGGCATGATCAGCACTAGATTGCTTGGCTCCAGATCCATGGTGATTGATCTTGTCCTCCCAGTTCATGTTGACTAGCTTATCTTCGGACTTGAGCCTCACAGGAGGTAACTTTGGAAGCTCCTCACGCTGATTATCTCCAACAAGCTGTAAATCGAAGCATCGGTCAGACACCTGATCTGTATCTAGGGATTTTTCGAAGTAATTTTGTCTGTTCCCCTCGTCGAAATGTCCTTTTGCCCCTTTTCCAACACCATCTGCATTAATGCTCCTCCTTACCTCTTTCCTCTCGTTTTCATGGTGCGTGCTATTGTAACTAGATGACGGGTTTTCCCCAGGGAATGGAAGCACTGTCTTAACTGTGCAACCATTTAACATCTCCTCCTTTTCTGGTACTAGATTTTTATCCCTGGAATGACCCTGTTCATTGATTGCAGTTCTCCCAGCAGCATCAACTTTTCCTTTCCCTCTTCCAGAAGAGACTTTTTGCTCCAGCAATGGGCCAGGCTGTTCAGTCCCAACGCCTCGATCCCTCTTCTCTGCCAACATCGCAGCACGCCTATGTCTTGGCACCTCCTCCGACACCAGCAGCTCAGCTAGCTGTTCTGCCGTGCTGTTTGCTATGCTGAAGGTCCAAGGATACAGATCCCCCACGTTGTTCTCCTGAGGCTGGCCAATCCCGGAGCCCTTCTTTCCATCCAAACCGTTCGGCAGGGCTCCAACATCAACCTCCTTCACGATGAACTCCCTCGATGAGTCCGCACTCCTCTCTGTCACAGCACCGTTGGGCCCTCCATTGGAGCTCACCAAGTCCTCCTGCTCGTCGTCTTCTTTCAGCTCAGCGACACACCTCTGCACGGTCATGCCGTTCGAATCGGCGCAGCCGGTGAGCTCCCCACGGAGAGCTGCCTCTGCCTTGGCGAACCGGTTCTTCCGCAGGAACTCAAGCACCAGATCAATGTTCTCCGGCATGTTTCCCTCCAATATCAACTAGCCCAGAAACGAGCGAGAACCTCTGCGAAGAAATGCTTACAGTGAGGCCGAAGAAGAGCTGATTTGTTGCGGCCCAGCTCCCAGACCAGCCGATCCGAACGAAGCTCCGGGCGCTCGGGGGCTTAGGAAGTGGCCCAATGCCGCGGCGCCGGCAGCCGCAGATCGGTGCCTCTGCCTCGAAAAGCCCCCCTGACAAATCAAGCTTCCGTGGAGCTCCTCGAAACCGCGCGACCGCAACCAAGCTGAGAAGACCAAGGCAACCCACACCCTAAGCGCAACGCGCGCCCCGTAGGGGAAGGCGCGGATCCTCGGGGGAGGGGACCGCGAGGCGGAAGCCCCGGAACCCTACTGGCCGTCGCCGCAACCCACGCCGGCGCGAGATGGAGGCGGGGCAAGCACGATGAGGTCAGCGGGACCCGTCGCCGCCGAGAGCGGACGGCGGCCGAGCGGGAGCGGATCCGGCAGCGGCGTGGCAGCGGCGGCGGAGGCGGGGAAGGCGCATCGGGTGGGGGCTGTCAGGGCGCGGCCGGCGCGGCTGGGGTCAGCATATTCGAGGTGGTGGTGTGCGTACGCGAGAACGGAGAGAGCCCCAATAcccagggagagagagagaggcaaaGAAAGGGAAATGGGAAATGTTTTTTTCTATCTCTCTCTCCTTTCTCCCCGTAATCCCGTTCCAGCTCGTTTGGTGTCACGCGGGACCGGATCGAGGCGAGGGAGGGGGAACGCCGATTCGCAGTGCTGTTTGGTGCAATTGTTAGCTTTGGCCTTTGGGCGTTCAAAACCTCTGGTCCCGCTTGGGTGTTGCTTCCTCACGGAGAGGACAGGCAGAAGTAACGTCCGTGGAGGACTGGGAGAAATGCTGTACTGCTGAACGAACAGGAGGGAAACCGGTTTCGTGCGACCGTTCCGCCGGCCGGCCGGCAGCTCGGCAGTGTCCACTGGCGGTGACGGCCTAGCCGGCTAGGTCTATTGTTGTCGCTTTGaattaaagttgattattttgatTGCTTCAACTGTAATCTATAGAGACAAATATTATTAAAGCAGGACAAACTGTTCTCATCATTAAGTTTTTTATGTGGATATATGGTTCTCATTATTAAATATAGATAAATATTAAACCTAATTAATTTATAATTAACTGTCCCTTTAGGGACCGTTCGTTGCGATCGCGAACGTCTCAGCTGCTCTAGCGGTCGCACGAGAGACGAGAGACGGACGGCCCCTCTCCCTCGGGCACGTCTATGCCAACTGCGCCAGCCGTGGCCGGTCTTGCTTTACCGGCGAAGGGGAGCGTCCCTTCTGGGGTGGATGCATCTGCGACTCTTGTGTCGGTTCATTTGGCCTCGGCTGATGTTGTCGCCGATGTTGGGTTCGAGTCAGAGCTTCCCGCATTCGTTTCCATCACCGGTGGGTCGGATGGAAGTCTCGGGGGCGAGGGTTCTTTGCGAGCACTCGTGCAAATCGATCGTCCTCCGTCGAACACCTTCCCTACCAGATGTGTTGGACAAGGAGCGACAACCCATGAATTTGTTTGAAATGGATGATGCCGCCGATATTGTAGAGTGGGCGGCAGTCCAATCAAGGATGGATATCGCGATGGCCCTTCAAAacatagggggtgtttggttgccccagctaaagtttagctcgggtcacatcaagcgtttgactttcaaataggagtatgaaatatagacccaatcaactggactagattcgtctcgtcttttaatcttcggctgacaaattagttttataatccgactacatttaataccaggaacggaggttcaaacattcgatgtgatagAGGCTAAAGTTTAGTTtgggtaaccaaacacccccataGCTCTTACCGTGGGCTAGGTATGGTCCTTCGACCCTTCACATCACCCTTCACATCCCGTCTTCTAACCTTTCctcttaagggggtgtttggttacccaaactaaaatttagcccctgtcccatcgaatgtttgaacctccgtttcgggtattaaatgtagtcggattataaaactaatttgtcagccgaagattaaaagacgagacgaatctagtccagttggttgggtctatatttcatactcctatttaaaattcaaacgcttgatgtgacccggactaaactttagcaggagtaaccaaacaccccctaagttttTGTTCTTCAAGCCCAGGAAAAGTTCCCCTTTCCTCTAGCGAGGGGCAGgggccgaattttttgtattttgacCATTTTTCGGAAAAAAGAACACGTTTGGACCCTAAAAAATTTTAAtagcatttttggaccctttgctcggcgccatagcttatggcgccgaggtaacacagctcggcgccataggttatggcgccgaggtacgtgatgCGTCGGCACAACCCGGACGCCGTGGCgtcgacgtggcaccgagctcggcgccacagatcttggcgccgagctcggttgtgttATTAACATATTTGTTGCAAACATGAGCACAAAGCCCATCTAGCCCACTTGGTAGAGCACAAGACTTCTTACCATGTGGTCGTGGGTTCAAGCCCCATAGTTtgcatttttatttgtttttttttgtttataATTCACAATTAATTTCTTTAACCTTTCTTAATGGTCTCGGATAGACAAATGATGGTTCATAGGTGACGGTAGTAAAATTTGCTGATTTGTACTGAAGGTTGATAAAAATTAATCGAGGATAAAAATATAATTGGTAAGTGAGGTAACTGCTACTTAGGTCATGGTAACCGTACGTACATCGTTGATCACCAATAACAAATTAAAGGTAAAAAACCACCGGTACGTGGCGGCGTGGGGTCCTTCCGAGCTGATGGCGATCAATATTTTTTGTAGTGTAACTAGCATGCATTTGCCTCACTAACCAATTACTATGTCGCGCGATGTCCTTTAAAAAGGGGCCATGTGTATCATTGAAACGCTACCTGAACTGCATAAAGGCGTGTGCACGCATATTATGAAAAATACTTAAATCACATAAATCAAACACACAAGGACAATAATGGGAACCCGTTTCAAAATTTAAAATCCAAAATTAAAAATGATAGTACCAAAGCGAAGAAGCACGAAACAACAGATCGCGTGATCACATATTAATTACACATCCACTTGTCAAAAACTAAAACTAAAACGATATCCCCAGCGGgcatttccaccattatattggTTTCTATAGAAATCACAGAAATACAGAAAATACTTTCACTGTcaataattttttatatttttatccTCGATTAATTTTTATCAACCTTCAATACAAATCAGCAAATTTTACTACCGTCACCTATGAACCATCATTTGTCTATCCGAGACCATTAAGAAAGTTTAAAGAAATTAATTGTGAATTATaaacaaaaaaaacaaataaaaatgcaAACTATGGGGCTTGAACCCACGACCACATGATAAGAAGCCTTGTGCTCTACCAAGTGGGCTAGATGGGCTTTGTGCTCATGTCTGCAACAAATATGTTAATAACataaccgagctcggcgccaagatcagtggcgccgagctcggtgccacgtcgacGCCACGACGTCCGGGTTGTGCCGACGcatcacgtacctcggcgccataacctatggcgccgagctgtgttacctcggcgccataagctatggcgccgagcaaagggtccaaaaatgctaTTAAAATTTTTTAGGGTCTAAACGTGTTCTTTTTTCCGAAAAATGgtcaaaatacaaaaaattcgggggCAGGGGGAGGTATGGGGCGTCTTACCTAAAAGGTTGTACGACGTCCAGAGCATTGGAGATATTGAATACAACTTGTCGTGCTGCTGTCGATGTTCAAGACACGGAGAGAGCCACTGTTGGACGCATCGGATAGAGGAGGAAGTGGCGGCGGCTCGGGCCGTGGATGTCGCCAAGCTCGCCTCGGCTCAAGAAATGGCAGACCGCTGGATAGGAGCGTTGGAGAAGATGCTCGAAAGTGCGTCCGATAGCTCTTCATGTCAGGGTTTCTAGGTTGTCATTGTTTCGTAATCCTCGCCTTTTCTCACTTTTCCCTTCACA is a genomic window of Zea mays cultivar B73 chromosome 5, Zm-B73-REFERENCE-NAM-5.0, whole genome shotgun sequence containing:
- the LOC103625933 gene encoding uncharacterized protein; this encodes MPENIDLVLEFLRKNRFAKAEAALRGELTGCADSNGMTVQRCVAELKEDDEQEDLVSSNGGPNGAVTERSADSSREFIVKEVDVGALPNGLDGKKGSGIGQPQENNVGDLYPWTFSIANSTAEQLAELLVSEEVPRHRRAAMLAEKRDRGVGTEQPGPLLEQKVSSGRGKGKVDAAGRTAINEQGHSRDKNLVPEKEEMLNGCTVKTVLPFPGENPSSSYNSTHHENERKEVRRSINADGVGKGAKGHFDEGNRQNYFEKSLDTDQVSDRCFDLQLVGDNQREELPKLPPVRLKSEDKLVNMNWEDKINHHGSGAKQSSADHAFMIGSYLDVPIGQDITSSGGRRTIGSSWLSVSQGITEDTSGFARLDDDSLEYPIGEYWDSDEYDDDDDVGYTRQPIEDETWFLAHEIDYPSDNEKATDHTRGPDRHDRPTKDEDDDQSFVEEDSYISGEQYFHGKNIAQIGTSEGPMVNGIPDNDMIAQYDGQLLDPEELNLMHSEPAWQGFVLQNSELGMLGNGKFLNDSERPHPDDPFVEDDQHGSVRSIGVGISSDAADIGSEVRESLIGGSSEGDIEYFNESSLSVSGKRHSQQDPEKKRVGAKGVKHDQINYAAGIQKGNLLPGAADGGFSFPPPLHSVKNHDSDTKTLWSKKDEMYCINDLDDCQNGVASDDMLATWKKKNSESSLRSSRDEMTSDVVRSRNSSPSYGETEDTTNVRRHKLDDAQEDTGTNLDDEEAAALQEQVRQIKVQEEEFETFNLKIVHRKNRTGFEEDKNFHVVLNSVIAGRYHVSEYLGSAAFSKAIQAHDLHTGMDVCVKIIKNNKDFFDQSLDEIKLLKYVNKHDPGDKYHLLRLYDYFYYREHLLIVCELLKANLYEFQKFNRESGGEVYFTMPRLQSIAIQCLEALQFLHGLGLIHCDLKPENILVKSYSRCEIKVIDLGSSCFETDHLCSYVQSRSYRAPEVILGLPYDKKIDIWSLGCILAELCTGNVLFQNDSPATLLARVMGIIGAIEQAMLAQGRDTFKYFTKNHMLYERNQESNRLEYLIPKKTSLRYRLPMADQGFIEFVACLLEVNPKKRPSASEALKHPWLSFPYEPISS